From Desulfuromonas soudanensis, the proteins below share one genomic window:
- a CDS encoding efflux RND transporter permease subunit, with protein sequence MLISNAAIGHRSTVFTLMLFAVIAGVYCYLTLPRESTPDITIPYVLVVTTYEGVAPTDIETLITLPIERKLKGLKDVEEIRSVSAEGSSMITIEFNPRVDIDNALQWVRDKVDQAKGDLPDDLENDPSILEINFSEFPILMVAVSGDVDEAVLKGVGEELQDRIEEIPGVLDVVLTGGRERQIRVEFDPERMAAYQLSFTEILTSISQENVNIPGGSIDIGRGKYLLRIPGEFTDPSIIDNLVLVARDGKPIYFKDVAQVVDTFEDRQSHARLNGRQSVTLAVKKRTGENIIAVADQVFALLSAAGDQLPPGIELAVTMNQSKDIRRMVADLENNILTGLILVVAVIFLFLGVTNAFFVALAIPFSMLFSFVVLQAFGITLNMVVLFSLILALGMLVDNAIVIVENIYRHMQEGKGRVAASRAAVAEVGWPVISSTLTTLCAFLPLIFWPGIMGEFMKFLPITLMITLTASLFVALVINPVLCASFMRLRPGDGGDGKGTPWILRIYRRILEFSLGHRLVVVSGSVLFLVVISGIYGLMGHGVELFPETEPNNAYVEIKAPEGANLETSNTLAKIVETVAQSEPDVEFTIAEVGVSAGTESGGDGSSPANQSKVSLNFVERSVRHEDTNRVLGRIREKVAGLAGAEIKVEKQKEGPPTGAPVSVEISGEDIVILGLLADQARSLIEDVPGLVDLKDDFTQAKPEIRVLVDREKASLLGLSTADISRTVKAAISGSKLGIYRQGNDEYDIVARLPEARRQTMADIENLLIPTRDGSPVPLSTVARIEMATGFGSIRHLDQKRVVTLTANTFGRNSNEVLREAQARLAGLNLPAGYKVDFSGEQEEQQKASTFLAKAFLSAIFLIILVLVTQFNSLIQTFIVMTSVILSLSGVFLGLLITATPFGIIMTGIGVISLAGVVVNNAIVLIDYVNQLRLQGLALREALIQAGIVRFRPVMLTAVTTILGLLPMAVGVSFDFKSFSWEIGGESAQWWGPMAVAVIFGLAVATLLTLVVVPVLYSLMTRKETIREG encoded by the coding sequence ATGCTGATTTCCAACGCCGCCATCGGCCACCGCAGCACGGTTTTCACCCTGATGCTCTTTGCGGTCATCGCCGGGGTTTACTGCTATCTGACCCTTCCCCGGGAGTCGACCCCGGACATCACCATCCCCTACGTGCTTGTGGTGACGACATACGAGGGGGTCGCCCCCACCGACATCGAGACCCTGATCACCCTCCCCATCGAACGCAAGCTCAAGGGGCTCAAGGATGTGGAGGAGATCCGCTCCGTTTCGGCGGAAGGTTCCTCGATGATCACCATCGAGTTCAATCCCAGGGTCGACATCGACAACGCCCTGCAGTGGGTGCGTGACAAGGTCGATCAGGCCAAGGGGGATCTCCCCGACGATCTGGAGAACGACCCTTCGATCCTCGAGATCAACTTCAGCGAATTCCCGATCCTGATGGTCGCCGTCTCCGGGGATGTGGACGAAGCGGTCCTCAAGGGTGTCGGGGAAGAGCTGCAGGACCGCATCGAAGAGATTCCCGGCGTCCTCGACGTGGTCTTGACCGGCGGCCGGGAGCGGCAGATCCGCGTCGAGTTCGATCCGGAGCGGATGGCCGCCTACCAGCTCTCGTTCACGGAGATTCTCACCTCCATCAGCCAGGAAAACGTCAACATCCCCGGCGGCAGCATCGATATCGGCCGCGGCAAGTACCTGCTGCGCATTCCCGGCGAGTTTACCGATCCTTCGATCATCGACAACCTTGTGCTGGTGGCCCGGGACGGCAAGCCGATCTACTTCAAGGATGTGGCACAGGTTGTAGACACCTTCGAAGACCGGCAGAGCCACGCCCGTCTCAACGGTCGCCAGAGCGTGACCCTGGCGGTGAAGAAACGCACCGGCGAGAATATCATTGCCGTCGCCGACCAGGTCTTCGCCCTGCTGTCGGCCGCCGGCGACCAACTCCCCCCCGGTATCGAGCTGGCGGTGACCATGAATCAGTCCAAGGACATCCGGCGCATGGTCGCCGACCTGGAGAATAATATTCTCACCGGGCTGATCCTTGTCGTGGCGGTCATCTTCCTTTTTCTCGGGGTGACCAACGCCTTCTTTGTCGCCCTGGCGATCCCCTTCTCCATGCTCTTTTCCTTTGTGGTGCTGCAGGCTTTCGGCATCACCCTCAACATGGTGGTCCTTTTCAGCCTGATTCTGGCCCTCGGGATGCTGGTCGACAACGCCATCGTCATCGTCGAGAACATCTACCGCCACATGCAGGAAGGGAAGGGGCGGGTCGCCGCATCCCGGGCCGCCGTCGCCGAAGTCGGCTGGCCGGTCATCAGCTCGACCCTGACCACCCTCTGCGCCTTTTTGCCGCTGATTTTCTGGCCGGGGATCATGGGCGAGTTCATGAAGTTTCTCCCGATTACCCTGATGATTACCCTCACCGCCTCGCTCTTCGTCGCCCTGGTGATCAATCCGGTTCTCTGCGCCAGCTTCATGCGCCTGCGCCCCGGCGACGGGGGGGACGGCAAAGGCACCCCCTGGATACTGCGCATCTATCGGCGCATTCTCGAGTTCTCCCTCGGGCATCGCCTCGTCGTCGTCTCCGGTTCCGTCCTCTTTCTGGTGGTGATCTCCGGGATCTACGGCCTGATGGGGCACGGCGTCGAACTCTTTCCAGAGACCGAACCGAACAACGCCTACGTGGAAATCAAAGCCCCGGAAGGAGCCAACCTGGAAACGTCCAACACTCTGGCGAAGATCGTCGAGACGGTGGCTCAAAGCGAACCGGATGTGGAATTCACCATCGCCGAAGTCGGGGTTTCGGCCGGCACCGAGTCCGGCGGCGACGGCAGCTCTCCGGCCAACCAGAGCAAGGTCTCCCTCAACTTTGTCGAGCGGTCCGTCCGCCATGAGGATACCAACCGGGTGCTGGGGCGAATTCGCGAAAAGGTGGCGGGTCTGGCCGGGGCGGAGATCAAGGTCGAAAAGCAGAAGGAGGGGCCGCCCACCGGTGCGCCGGTGAGCGTCGAGATCAGCGGCGAGGATATCGTCATTCTCGGGCTCCTTGCCGACCAGGCCAGGAGCCTCATCGAGGACGTGCCGGGTCTGGTGGATCTGAAGGACGATTTCACCCAGGCCAAGCCGGAAATCCGGGTGCTGGTCGACCGGGAAAAGGCCTCCCTCCTCGGTCTCTCGACGGCCGATATCTCCCGCACGGTCAAGGCGGCGATCAGCGGCAGCAAACTGGGGATCTACCGCCAGGGGAACGATGAATACGACATCGTCGCCCGCCTCCCCGAAGCGCGCCGTCAGACGATGGCCGATATCGAAAATCTGCTGATCCCGACCCGCGACGGCAGTCCCGTCCCCCTCTCCACCGTCGCCCGCATCGAAATGGCCACCGGCTTCGGCTCCATCCGTCATCTCGATCAGAAAAGGGTGGTCACCCTCACCGCCAACACCTTCGGACGCAACAGCAACGAGGTCCTTCGGGAGGCTCAGGCGCGTCTGGCCGGGCTCAATCTCCCCGCCGGCTACAAGGTCGACTTCTCCGGGGAGCAGGAAGAGCAGCAGAAGGCCTCGACCTTTCTCGCCAAGGCATTTCTGTCAGCGATCTTTCTCATCATCCTGGTTCTGGTCACTCAGTTCAACTCCCTGATCCAGACCTTCATCGTCATGACCTCGGTGATCCTCTCCCTCTCCGGGGTCTTTCTCGGACTCCTGATCACCGCCACCCCCTTCGGCATCATCATGACCGGCATCGGCGTCATCTCTCTGGCCGGGGTGGTGGTCAACAATGCCATCGTCCTCATCGACTACGTCAATCAGCTGCGCCTTCAGGGACTTGCCTTGCGCGAGGCGCTGATCCAGGCCGGGATCGTGCGCTTCCGGCCGGTGATGCTCACCGCGGTGACGACCATTCTCGGCCTGCTGCCGATGGCGGTGGGGGTGAGTTTCGACTTCAAGAGTTTCAGCTGGGAAATCGGCGGCGAGTCGGCCCAGTGGTGGGGGCCGATGGCGGTGGCGGTGATCTTCGGTCTGGCGGTGGCGACCCTGCTGACCCTGGTCGTGGTGCCGGTGCTCTATTCCCTCATGACCCGGAAGGAAACTATTCGAGAAGGGTGA
- a CDS encoding MFS transporter, with the protein MKTAGNIRKLYAFAFLKMTLFPMAIITLFWKDHIGLSLTEILLLQGIFSVATLLMEYPSGYLSDRLGYRFALTLASLIGIVGWGFYTAADTFAGVLVAEILLGVSFAFISGSDAALLFETLRLEGKEDEYARYDGRMAGAAQIGEAAGALFAGVLYAAAPLSPFYIQVGVWALALGISWKLVEPPVPQRQAVTSHLAEALKQIRYALIDNRRLRYAILFSTVLGIASFYPVWLIQPYMQENGVPLAWFGPVWAGANLSVALFSLIGHRIHFHLGDRGLTGLFLLLIVAGYLVLGLTAGVWSFLGYYLLTAMRGLQGPILRNHLQRSSSRENRASILSLKSLIFRLLFVGSGPLVGALADHWGLRPTFLLLALLLGTILLPLAALFLRTLDPRPRAET; encoded by the coding sequence TTGAAGACCGCCGGCAACATCCGCAAACTCTACGCCTTTGCCTTTTTGAAGATGACGCTCTTTCCCATGGCGATCATCACCCTCTTCTGGAAGGATCACATCGGCCTGTCCCTGACGGAGATTCTCCTGCTGCAGGGGATCTTCTCGGTGGCGACGCTGTTGATGGAGTACCCCTCGGGCTACCTCAGCGACCGCCTCGGCTACCGCTTCGCCCTCACCCTGGCCTCCCTCATCGGCATCGTCGGCTGGGGGTTCTACACCGCGGCCGACACCTTCGCCGGGGTCCTTGTCGCCGAAATCCTCCTCGGGGTTTCCTTCGCCTTTATCAGCGGCTCCGATGCGGCGCTCCTCTTCGAAACGTTGCGCCTTGAGGGGAAGGAAGACGAATACGCCCGCTACGACGGCCGGATGGCCGGAGCCGCCCAGATCGGCGAGGCGGCCGGGGCCCTCTTTGCCGGCGTTCTCTATGCCGCTGCCCCTTTGAGTCCTTTCTACATCCAGGTCGGCGTCTGGGCCCTCGCCCTCGGGATATCCTGGAAGCTGGTGGAGCCCCCCGTCCCCCAGCGCCAGGCGGTGACCTCCCACCTCGCCGAGGCCCTGAAGCAGATCCGCTACGCCCTCATCGACAACCGGCGGCTGCGCTATGCCATCCTCTTCTCCACCGTCCTGGGGATCGCCTCCTTCTACCCCGTGTGGCTGATCCAGCCCTACATGCAGGAGAACGGAGTTCCCCTGGCCTGGTTCGGGCCGGTGTGGGCCGGAGCCAACCTGAGCGTCGCCCTCTTCTCCCTCATCGGCCACCGGATCCATTTCCATCTCGGCGACAGGGGACTGACCGGGCTCTTCCTCCTCCTGATCGTCGCCGGCTATCTGGTCCTCGGGCTGACCGCCGGGGTCTGGAGCTTCCTCGGCTACTACCTCCTTACGGCGATGCGCGGCCTGCAGGGGCCGATCCTGCGCAACCACCTGCAGCGCTCCAGCAGCCGGGAAAACCGGGCCAGCATCCTCTCCCTGAAGTCGCTGATCTTCCGCCTTCTCTTCGTCGGCAGCGGGCCGCTGGTCGGCGCCCTTGCGGACCATTGGGGGCTGCGCCCGACCTTCCTCCTCCTCGCCCTCCTCCTGGGAACGATCCTTTTGCCCCTGGCCGCCCTTTTCCTCCGCACCCTCGATCCCCGCCCCCGGGCGGAGACATGA